The Chitinophaga niabensis genome segment ACAAGGAGGGCCACTTCTATACGGCATCTCCTCAAAATATTCCTTGTCATGAAGTTGCTTATAGTACTGATTACAGCAACCTGTTTACAAGTCAGTGCAAAGGTTTCTGCGCAGACGGTAACGCTATCGGGGAAGAACATCTCCCTGCAGCGGGTATTTGAAGAAATAAGGAAACAATGTGATTACCAGTTCCTCTATAATACGCACCTGTTGAAGGAAACGCGTAAAGTGGACCTGAATGTAAAAGAAATGCCTTTCCAGCAGGTACTGAATATCTGCCTGAAGGACCAGCCGGTAACCTATGTGATCTCCGGTAAAACCATCATTATCAGGCAGGTACAGGCCGAGGAAGTACCCGCGCCTGTGGTTGAGGAAATAAAAGTACAAGGTAAGGTCACCGAAAAAGGCGTAGCCCTGGTAGGTGTTACCGTAAAAGCAAAAGGCACCAATACAGGTACTGTTACAGATGTTAACGGGGCTTATACCATCAGCGTCCAAAAGGATGCCGTGCTGGTGTTTAGCTATATTGGGCACACCACACTGGAAGAGCCGGTGAATGGCCGCACAAACATTTCTGTGGAGCTGGAAGCTTCCCGCAGTAATATTGAAGAAGTGGTGGTAGTGAGCTATGGTACTCAGCGCCAGCGCAGTATTACAGGTGCTATTTCAAAAGTATCTTCCAAAGAAGTACAGGATATCCCTGCTGCGGAATTTGGTCAGAAGCTGCAAGGGCGTGTAGCCGGTGTGCAGATCAGCCAGGTATCCGGCCGTCCGGGACAGGGCATGACCTTTAAGATCAGGGGCGCTGCTTCCCTTGGTTCGGGTAACCAGCCTTTGATTGTGGTAGATGGCCAGCCCATCACCAATGAAAATATCAACCTCCTTAACCCGGATGAAATAGAAAGTTTTTCTGTACTGAAAGATGCATCCACTACGGCATTATATGGTTCAAGAGCTGCGAACGGCGTAGTGATCATTACTACCAAACAGGCTAAAGCAGGGCGTACCACCATGTCGCTCAACAGTTATTACGGCTGGCAGTCTGTTCCCAAAAGAGGTAAACCGGATATGATGAATGCCCGTGAGTTTGCCACTTTTATGAATGGGTTCTATGAAGACAAGATCAAGTATGAAAACTGGAAGAACCCGGCTACCGGCCTGGCTGAAATTCCGGATGATTATAAAGACCCTTCGAAATATGGAGAAGGAACTGACTGGTATGATGCTGTGCTGAGAACAGCGCCTATGACCAATCACTCCCTGAATATTTCAACTGGTACGGATAAAGTATTGTCCAGCACCACACTCACCTATTTCAACCAGGATGGGGTGATGTATAATACCGGTATGGAACGTTTCTCCTTGCGTTCTAATAACGAATACCGCCCTAATGAGAAACTGAAACTGGGTTTAAACCTGAACCCCGTTTATCAGAACGATAAGAATACCCGCAGCGGTGCGATTGATAATAACCGTAACGTGGTTTCAGGCGGGCTGATCAGTTCTCCCCTGATCCCCAAGATCAATCCGGATGGTACTTATCCTACTAAAACAAGTTCTTACGGCATGTATGCGCTGCCTAACTTTTACCAGCAGCTCATGATCATGAATATTAATCAGAAGTCACTGCGTTTACTGACGAATGTATATGCGGACCTGGAACTGTTACCTAACCTGCATTTCAAAACCACGTTCAATACGGACCTGGGTAACTACGATTACAATGCCTTCTTTCCTTCCGCCACAGGATCATTTGGTAGCCCTCCGCCGCGTATACCTTCTGCTGTAGCAAATTCTGCCAATATCGTTTCCTGGCTGAATGAGAACATGCTCACCTACAATTTCAAAATTAAAGAGCATAACATTGACCTGCTGGCAGGATACAGCGCGCAGAAATATGATCAGAACTACCGGACCATCAATGGTTCCAATTTCCCCAGCGATAAAATTCCCTGGATCATTGGTGCTACCACCACTACAGGAAATACCAACAATACTGCCTGGACGATGGCTTCCTGGTATGGCCGTGCGAACTACAGCTTCAGGGATAAATATTACCTGACAGCTACTATTCGCCAGGATGGATCTTCCCGTTTTGGTGAGAACAAGAAGTGGGGTTATTTCCCTTCTGCTTCCGTGGGCTGGATCGTGAGTGAAGAACCTTTCTTCCCTAAATCAGATGCCTTATCCCTCCTGAAAATAAGAGGTAGTTACGGGCTTACCGGCAACAATAACATTGGTGACTATACGCAGATCTCCCTGCTTAGTGCTGCCAACTATGTATTTGATGGGGCATTGGCTCCGGGTCAGGCTATCAGCCAGCTGGGTAACAAAGACCTTACCTGGGAAACTTCCAAACAACTGGACCTTGGTCTTGAACTGTCTTTGCTGAAAGACCGTATTTCCTTCACCTATGATTATTACAGGAAGGAAACAGATAAGATGCTCTACCAGATGAATATTCCCTGGGCTTCCGGTTACGGGTCTATTAAATACAATGTGGGAACTATCAGGATGTGGGGGCATGAATTCCAGCTGAATACACGTAACCTTACGGGAGTGCTGGAATGGAATACGAATCTGAACATCTCTTTTAATGATAACAAGGTGATCAGCCTGCAGAACGGTACCCCAATCGGTGGTATCAATACTTACAGCGATTACAACCGTACGGCAGTGGGCAGAAGGATCGGCGAGTTCTGGGGATATGTGTTTGATGGTATCTACATGACGCAGGATGAATTCAACAGGCAGCCGAAACATGCTACCTCTGCCGTTGGTTCAACCAGGATGAAAGATATCAGCGGCGATGGTATCATCAATGCCAGTGATAAGGACTATCTCGGTAATCCTAACCCTACCCTGATCTTTGGCATGGCAAATGACTTCCGTTATAAGAAGTTTGATTTTTCTATTGTAGTATCAGGGCAGGCAGGGAATGAGATCATGAACACCAATATGCAAAACCTGGTGAACATAGACGGGATCTTCAACGTAACGAAAGACATGGCTAACCGCTGGCGCTCAGAGCAGAACCCGGGCAACGGCAAGGTGCCAAGAACACTGGCCAATACCACGGAACTATATCGCCTCGCTAACTCCAACTGGGTGTTCTCCGGCGACTATCTCACCATCAAGAACATTTCACTGGGGTATACGGCAGATATGAGCAGACTGAAATACCTCAGGTCCATACGTTTTTACGCAAGTCTGCAACAGGCATTTGTGTTCACCAGTTATCCCGGTCAGAACCCTGAGGTGAATGATACGAGAGATAACCAGACTACGGCGGGGCAGGACAATGGTTCCTTCCCGATCCCGAGAACACTTATGTTCGGTGCAAACATCAATTTCTGAGGCATTCACAATTAATTTAAAAGTATGAGACCGGTTATATATATAATACTCACCTTTTTGTTATTCTCTTCCTGCAAGAATAACTTCCTCAACGAATTCCCGGAAGGGCAGCTGAATGAGAAGAACTTTTTCAAAAGCACTGCAGATTTTCAGCAGGCAGTAACAGGCGCTTATGCGCCATTGAGAGGAGCGATCGATCCCACCAGGGGTACTTACGTTGCTGGTTCCGGCATCAATAACATTGCCTTTTTTATGGACGAGATGCGTTCTGATAACACCCACTATGATTACAATGCCAAAGACCGCGGCGGGTTAGGTTACGAGCAGATAGCAGACTTCCTGGACGATGCTCCCAATGGCGTGGTATTAAGCAGGTACAGGGCAGCCTATACCGGTATTTCCCGTACAAACGTGATCCTGGACAGGATAGAGAAGATCGATTTTACGATGACGGAGGCAGATAAAAATGTGATCGTAGGAGAAGCAAAAGCTTTACGTGCACATTATTACTTTGACCTGGTACGCCACTATGGAGCAGTGCCTTTACACCTGCATGAAGTAAAAACAGCGGGGGATGCTTTCCTGGCCCG includes the following:
- a CDS encoding TonB-dependent receptor is translated as MKLLIVLITATCLQVSAKVSAQTVTLSGKNISLQRVFEEIRKQCDYQFLYNTHLLKETRKVDLNVKEMPFQQVLNICLKDQPVTYVISGKTIIIRQVQAEEVPAPVVEEIKVQGKVTEKGVALVGVTVKAKGTNTGTVTDVNGAYTISVQKDAVLVFSYIGHTTLEEPVNGRTNISVELEASRSNIEEVVVVSYGTQRQRSITGAISKVSSKEVQDIPAAEFGQKLQGRVAGVQISQVSGRPGQGMTFKIRGAASLGSGNQPLIVVDGQPITNENINLLNPDEIESFSVLKDASTTALYGSRAANGVVIITTKQAKAGRTTMSLNSYYGWQSVPKRGKPDMMNAREFATFMNGFYEDKIKYENWKNPATGLAEIPDDYKDPSKYGEGTDWYDAVLRTAPMTNHSLNISTGTDKVLSSTTLTYFNQDGVMYNTGMERFSLRSNNEYRPNEKLKLGLNLNPVYQNDKNTRSGAIDNNRNVVSGGLISSPLIPKINPDGTYPTKTSSYGMYALPNFYQQLMIMNINQKSLRLLTNVYADLELLPNLHFKTTFNTDLGNYDYNAFFPSATGSFGSPPPRIPSAVANSANIVSWLNENMLTYNFKIKEHNIDLLAGYSAQKYDQNYRTINGSNFPSDKIPWIIGATTTTGNTNNTAWTMASWYGRANYSFRDKYYLTATIRQDGSSRFGENKKWGYFPSASVGWIVSEEPFFPKSDALSLLKIRGSYGLTGNNNIGDYTQISLLSAANYVFDGALAPGQAISQLGNKDLTWETSKQLDLGLELSLLKDRISFTYDYYRKETDKMLYQMNIPWASGYGSIKYNVGTIRMWGHEFQLNTRNLTGVLEWNTNLNISFNDNKVISLQNGTPIGGINTYSDYNRTAVGRRIGEFWGYVFDGIYMTQDEFNRQPKHATSAVGSTRMKDISGDGIINASDKDYLGNPNPTLIFGMANDFRYKKFDFSIVVSGQAGNEIMNTNMQNLVNIDGIFNVTKDMANRWRSEQNPGNGKVPRTLANTTELYRLANSNWVFSGDYLTIKNISLGYTADMSRLKYLRSIRFYASLQQAFVFTSYPGQNPEVNDTRDNQTTAGQDNGSFPIPRTLMFGANINF